In Gossypium arboreum isolate Shixiya-1 chromosome 6, ASM2569848v2, whole genome shotgun sequence, the following are encoded in one genomic region:
- the LOC108486567 gene encoding serine/threonine-protein kinase AtPK2/AtPK19-like, whose protein sequence is MVSSHLSSLNGSRLHKGFQNQLLFSTGQPDTPTSDHLEFDFSDVFGPASVQASTEISTENPKNLIVATESNELLYDDPAVICSRSHSLVGPSTYVSQSLKHSKLTLREIGDSLELVEGAREEAQEELRKPSIDDVIPENPHGLVESQHQSVGLKDFEVLKVVGQGAFGRVYQVRRNDTSDIYAMKVMRKDKIMEKNHAEYMKSERDILTKVDHPFIVQLRYSFQTKYRLYLVLDFVNGGHLFFQLYRQGLFREDLARIYTAEIVSAVSHLHSNGIMHRDLKPENILLDAEGHVMLTDFGLAKEFNENTRSNSMCGTLEYMSPEIVLGKGHDKAADWWSVGILLYEMLTGKPPFSGGNRQKIQDKIIKEKIKLPAFLSSEAHSILKGLLQKDASKRLGSGQGGSEEIKRHKWFKSINWKKLEARQIRPSFLPEVAGSQCIANFEECWTNMPVHDSPVASPTFGENPFKGFTYVRPAASFLNRNA, encoded by the exons ATGGTTTCCTCACACTTATCTAGTTTAAATGGGTCCCGCTTGCACAAAGGCTTCCAGAATCAGTTGCTTTTTTCCACCGGACAACCTGATACACCGACCTCTGATCATCTTGAGTTTGATTTCTCTGATGTGTTTGGACCTGCTTCAGTTCAAGCCTCAACTGAAATCAGCACAGAGAATCCCAAAAATCTGATTGTGGCAACTGAATCAAATGAACTGCTTTATGATGATCCAGCTGTCATCTGTAGCCGCTCCCACTCCTTGGTTGGCCCCTCAACTTATGTTAGCCAGTCATTGAAACATAGCAAGCTTACATTACGTGAAATAGGGGATTCCTTGGAACTTGTAGAAGGAGCTAGGGAAGAGGCTCAAGAAGAGCTTAGGAAACCATCAATTGATGATGTTATTCCGGAGAACCCTCATGGTCTCGTAGAGAGCCAACACCAGTCTGTAGGACTCAAAGATTTTGAAGTTTTGAAGGTTGTTGGCCAAGGTGCTTTTGGAAGGGTTTATCAAGTAAGGAGGAATGATACCTCAGACATATATGCAATGAAGGTCATGCGCAAGGATAAGATTATGGAGAAAAATCACGCTGAGTACATGAAATCTGAGAGGGATATATTAACAAAAGTGGATCATCCCTTCATTGTGCAGCTCAGATACTCCTTCCAG ACCAAATATAGACTGTACCTTGTGCTTGACTTTGTTAACGGGGGGCATCTTTTCTTCCAGCTTTATCGCCAGGGCTTATTCAG gGAAGATTTGGCTCGCATATATACTGCAGAGATAGTATCAGCTGTTTCTCATCTCCATTCTAATGGTATAATGCACAGGGATCTCAAACCTGAAAATATTCTTCTAGACGCAGAGGGACAT GTTATGCTGACTGATTTCGGCCTGGCAAAGGAATTTAATGAAAATACAAGATCCAATTCCATGTGTGGAACTTTGGAATATATGTCCCCAGAAATTGTACTTGGCAAAGGCCATGACAAGGCAGCTGATTGGTGGAGTGTGGGAATTCTATTGTATGAAATGCTTACTGGGAAG CCACCCTTTAGTGGTGGAAACAGACAGAAGATACAGGATAAGATAATAAAGGAAAAGATAAAGCTGCCGGCATTTTTGTCTAGTGAAGCACACTCAATCCTCAAGGGG CTGCTGCAGAAAGATGCAAGCAAGCGGCTTGGCAGTGGACAAGGTGGTAGTGAGGAGATCAAACGGCATAAGTGGTTCAAGTCCATTAACTGGAAGAAATTAGAAGCTAGACAGATAAGGCCAAGTTTTCTCCCTGAAGTTGCCGGGAGCCAATGTATTGCGAATTTCGAGGAGTGCTGGACTAACATGCCAGTTCATGATTCTCCGGTTGCTAGCCCAACGTTCGGGGAGAATCCATTCAAAGGGTTCACGTATGTGAGGCCTGCAGCCTCATTTCTTAACAGAAATGCTTGA
- the LOC108485956 gene encoding thioredoxin H-type-like translates to MGHCWSKFLRIFKCLYGDSKDEEELYSELTSKNVHIITTIQSWEEKLTEATRDGKILVANFSTPWSGPCRSIAPTYGELADKYPSLMFLTVDVDTLAEFSTSWEISATPTFFFIKEGRQVDKFVGADKVQLPKKIAAVVNATRV, encoded by the exons TTCTTGCGGATCTTCAAGTGTCTGTACGGAGACTCGAAGGACGAAGAGGAATTGTATTCGGAGCTTACCAGCAAAAACGTTCACATTATAACTACCATACAGAGCTGGGAGGAAAAACTAACAGAGGCAACCAGAGATGGAAAGATA CTAGTTGCAAATTTCAGTACACCATGGTCAGGTCCTTGTAGATCGATAGCACCAACCTACGGTGAACTTGCAGATAAATATCCTTCTCTCATGTTCCTTACTGTGGATGTCGATACACTTGCA GAGTTCAGTACATCATGGGAGATAAGTGCTACACCAACATTCTTTTTCATAAAAGAGGGAAGGCAAGTGGACAAATTTGTGGGTGCTGACAAGGTACAACTCCCAAAGAAGATAGCAGCAGTGGTTAATGCCACCAGGGTTTGA
- the LOC108484449 gene encoding probable U3 small nucleolar RNA-associated protein 11 produces MSSLRNAINRRAHKERAQPSSRKKFGLLEKHKDYVVRAKAFHKKEETLRKLKEKAAFRNPDEFYFQMIKTRTVDGVHKLESLANKYTQEELMLMKTQDIGYILQKLQSERKKIEKLTAVLHSVDNHPSNRHIYYAEDREEARELQSQASESRVTPPSGDFPDLIKRKTAASYRELEARKSRVNQLEKLYMEMSLKKELQKKGRKRKLREDELVCPTSKLVYKWRSERKR; encoded by the exons ATGTCATCATTAAGGAATGCTATCAACAGACGTGCTCACAAGGAACGAGCTCAACC GTCATCGAGGAAAAAATTTGGGCTTCTTGAGAAACACAAGGATTATGTCGTCCGTGCGAAAGCATTCCACAAGAAGGAAGAAACGTTACGG AAACTCAAGGAGAAAGCTGCATTCAGAAACCCAGATGAATTTTACTTTCAGATGATAAAAACGAGAACTGTGGATGGAGTTCATAAACTTGA GAGTCTGGCTAACAAATACACTCAAGAAGAACTCATGCTAATGAAAACTCAAGACATAGGATATATACTACAGAAATTGCAAAGTGAAAGGAAG AAAATTGAGAAGCTAACTGCAGTGTTGCATTCTGTTGATAATCATCCATCTAACAGACACATTTACTATGCCGAGGATAG GGAAGAAGCTAGAGAATTACAGTCACAAGCTTCAGAAAGCAGAGTTACTCCCCCTTCTGGTGATTTCCCTGATCTTATTAAAAG GAAGACAGCTGCTTCTTACAGGGAATTAGAAGCCAGGAAGAGTAGAGTGAATCAGCTGGAGAAGCTATATATGGAAATGTCACTGAAGAAGGAATTACAG AAAAAGGGTCGGAAGCGGAAACTCCGTGAAGACGAGTTAGTATGTCCAACCTCCAAGCTAGTGTATAAATGGAGATCAGAAAGAAAGAGGTGA